Proteins from a genomic interval of Phlebotomus papatasi isolate M1 chromosome 3, Ppap_2.1, whole genome shotgun sequence:
- the LOC129805437 gene encoding alpha-1,3-mannosyl-glycoprotein 4-beta-N-acetylglucosaminyltransferase A, whose amino-acid sequence MGLAGPPLRRRGYYFLFVIVVLVPLTILFLIIGPDLSAEQTLSQRVAEFQIRLQYLESMYRARQEDVAILSQYLGMSNAANGVSGSGGVQDGSNITLNGAILDALSPEARAILRNMTNAARFPSTLRMPTAFHFLPHLLDDPTSLRPAFLMSRGRQSVSVVLGIPTVKREKQSYLLGTLHNLITNMNEEERNDTMILVFIGETDLDYVQLVAKQIEVRFSSHVESGLIEVFSPPAAYYPNLDALRMTLNDPPERVKWRSKQNLDFGFLMTYAQLKGTFYVQLEDDILAKRGFITTMKNFALEKSVRKDPWFVLDFCQLGFIGKLFKSAELPWVITFLQMFYNDKPVDWLLEHLIYTKICNWEKDMKHCKQEKAKLWIHYKPSLFQHIGTTSSLKGKVQKLKDKQFGKIPTFYSHSNPKAQVKSAIVAYKTHTLRRAYDGETFFWGLLPQPGDQVEFIFPKAIPLRKYLFRSGNTEHPSDKFYNTTVEILPSGLDEASPIWSTYNTTTDGFLIVGSFSSFGIAEGILEPKIGKVKEIRLHVHSDSENWAILSEIHLEESSAR is encoded by the exons ATCTTTCAGCCGAACAGACCCTATCACAGCGCGTAGCTGAATTTCAGATCCGTCTGCAGTACTTGGAATCCATGTACAGAGCTCGTCAGGAAGATGTGGCGATCCTATCTCAGTATTTGGGAATGTCAAATGCCGCAAATGGGGTCAGTGGTTCGGGTGGGGTTCAGGATGGCTCCAATATCACTCTAAATGGTGCCATCTTGGATGCTCTGAGTCCAGAAGCCAGGGCTATTTTGCGAAATATGACCAATGCAGCCCGTTTCCCTTCAACTTTGCGAATGCCTACTGCCTTTCACTTCCTGCCCCATCTCCTGGACGATCCAACATCCCTCAGACCGGCCTTTCTGATGTCCAGAGGACGTCAAAGTGTCTCTGTGGTCTTGGGTATTCCCACGGTGAAACGGGAAAAGCAATCTTATCTACTGGGTACTCTTCACAATCTCATCACCAACATGAATGAGGAGGAGCGCAACGATACGATGATCCTCGTGTTCATCGGTGAGACTGACCTAGACTACGTGCAGCTGGTGGCGAAACAGATCGAAGTGAGATTTAGTTCTCACGTGGAAAGTGGCCTAATTGAAGTATTTTCCCCACCGGCAGCATACTATCCCAATCTTGATGCTCTCCGGATGACACTCAATGATCCTCCCGAGAGGGTCAAGTGGCGGTCTAAACAGAATCTAGATTTTGGCTTCCTCATGACCTATGCTCAACTAAAGGGCACCTTCTATGTACAACTAGAAGATGACATCCTGGCCAAAAGGGGCTTCATCACGACAATGAAGAATTTTGCACTGGAGAAAAGTGTTCGCAAAGATCCGTGGTTCGTCCTGGATTTCTGTCAACTCGGGTTCATTGGGAAACTCTTCAAGTCAGCTGAATTGCCATGGGTAATCACCTTTTTGCAGATGTTCTACAACGATAAACCCGTGGATTGGCTCCTGGAGCATCTGATCTACACAAAAATTTGCAACTGGGAGAAGGATATG AAACACTGCAAGCAGGAGAAGGCCAAATTGTGGATTCACTACAAGCCATCGCTGTTCCAACACATTGGAACAACATCATCGCTCAAGGGGAAGGTGCAGAAGTTGAAGGATAAGCAATTCGGCAAGATACCTACATTCTACTCACACAGCAATCCAAAGGCTCAAGTCAAAAGTGCCATAGTAGCGTACAAAACTCACACCCTCAGACGAGCCTACGACGGAGAGACCTTCTTCTGGGGCCTGCTGCCACAGCCCGGTGACCAGGTGGAGTTTATCTTTCCCAAAGCCATCCCTCTGCGCAA ATATCTCTTCCGGAGCGGAAACACCGAACATCCGTCTGATAAGTTCTACAATACAACGGTTGAAATTCTACCGAGTGGATTGGATGAGGCATCACCCATTTGGAGTACATACAATACTACCACTGATGGTTTCCTGATTGTGGGCAGTTTTAGTAGCTTTGGCATTGCTGAGGGCATCCTAGAGCCCAAAATTGGCAAAGTTAAGGAGATCAGACTACATGTGCACAGTGACAGCGAAAATTGGGCCATTCTAAGTGAG ATTCATCTCGAGGAGAGCAGTGCAAGATGA